One genomic window of Micromonospora sp. WMMD1128 includes the following:
- the nucS gene encoding endonuclease NucS, with amino-acid sequence MRLVIAKCSVDYVGRLSAHLPPATRLLMVKADGSVSIHADDRAYKPLNWMSPPCRLEEAPGVWRVVNKAGEELRITLEEIFQDTSYELGLDPGLRKDGVEAHLQELLAANPTTLGEGFTLVRREYMTAIGPVDLLCRDANAGAVAVEVKRRGEIDGVEQLTRYLELMNRDPLLAPVTGVFAAQEIKPQARVLATDRGIRCVVVDYDKLRGIERDELTLF; translated from the coding sequence GTGCGGTTGGTCATTGCGAAGTGCTCGGTGGACTATGTCGGACGACTCTCGGCCCACCTGCCGCCGGCCACCCGGCTGCTCATGGTGAAGGCGGACGGCTCGGTGTCGATCCACGCGGACGACCGGGCCTACAAGCCGTTGAACTGGATGAGCCCGCCGTGCCGGCTGGAGGAGGCCCCCGGCGTGTGGCGGGTGGTCAACAAGGCCGGCGAGGAGCTGCGCATCACCCTGGAGGAGATCTTCCAGGACACCTCGTACGAGCTGGGCCTCGACCCCGGCCTGCGCAAGGACGGCGTGGAGGCGCACCTCCAGGAGTTGCTCGCCGCCAACCCGACGACGCTGGGGGAGGGCTTCACCCTGGTCCGGCGGGAGTACATGACCGCGATCGGCCCGGTCGACCTGCTCTGCCGGGACGCCAACGCCGGCGCGGTCGCGGTCGAGGTGAAGCGGCGCGGCGAGATCGACGGCGTGGAGCAGCTCACCCGCTATCTGGAGCTGATGAACCGCGATCCGCTGCTCGCGCCGGTCACCGGCGTGTTCGCGGCGCAGGAGATCAAGCCGCAGGCGCGGGTGCTCGCCACCGACCGCGGCATCCGCTGCGTGGTGGTCGACTACGACAAGCTGCGTGGCATCGAACGCGACGAGCTGACGCTGTTCTGA